In a genomic window of Microcebus murinus isolate Inina chromosome 17, M.murinus_Inina_mat1.0, whole genome shotgun sequence:
- the LOC142861616 gene encoding cytochrome c oxidase subunit 7B, mitochondrial — protein sequence MFPLAKNALSRLQVRNIQQTMARQSHQKRTPDFHDKYGNAVLATGATFCISIWTYVVTQIGIQWNLSPVGRVTPKEWRQK from the coding sequence ATGTTTCCTTTGGCCAAAAATGCGCTAAGCCGTCTCCAAGTTCGAAACATTCAGCAAACAATGGCAAGGCAGAGCCACCAGAAACGAACACCTGATTTTCATGACAAATATGGTAACGCTGTATTAGCTACTGGAGCCACTTTCTGTATTTCTATATGGACATATGTGGTAACACAAATTGGAATACAATGGAACCTGTCCCCTGTTGGCAGAGTCACCCCAAAGGAGTGGAGACAGAAGTAA